The following is a genomic window from Longimicrobiales bacterium.
GGATCGGTCGCGCGGTGTGCACCCGCTTCAGCGAGTGTGGTGCGCGGATCGCCGTTCACTACCTGCGCGATGCAGATGGTGCGCACGCGATCTCCGAGGCGCTGCAGCCGGATGACTGCCTGGTAGCGCAGGCGAACCTCGCGGACGAAGGCGAAGCGCTGGCGCTGCTCGGCACCATCGAGCGTGCGTGGGGCGGGCTCGACACCATCGTGCACTGTGCGTCGATGGGCACGTTCCGGCCCCTGCTCGACACGCGTGCGTCACACTGGGACCTGACACACGCCGTGCACACGCGCGCCCTGTGGCTGCTCGCCCGCGGCGCGGCGCCGGCCATGCCGCCGGGCAGCGCGATCATCGCCCTGTCCAGCCTGGGCGGCCGGCGCGCCATGCCTGCATACGGCGCGGTCGGCGTGGCCAAGGCCGCGCTCGAGTCGCTCGTCCGCTACCTCGCCGCGGAGCTCGCGGTGCGGGACGTCCGGGTGAACGCGATTGCGGGTGGTCCGGTGGAAGGAGAGCGGCTGCGCGGCTCCCCCGTGCACGGTGCACTGCGTGCCGAGGCGACGCAGCGTGCGGGTGGTCGTTTTGCCACGCCGTTCGAGATCGCCGATGTCGCACTGTTCCTCGCCTCGCCCCTCGCGCGCTGGGTGCAGGGGCAGACCATCGTCGTCGATGGCGGCTTCAGCCTCTGGTGAACCATGCGATTCCTGCTGATCGACCGACTCACCGAGCTCCGCCCGCGCGAGTCTGCACGGGCCGTCAAAGCCGTCAGTGGCAGCGAGGATTTCTTCGCGGACCATTTCCCCGGCAATCCGGTCATGCCGGGCGTGC
Proteins encoded in this region:
- a CDS encoding SDR family oxidoreductase codes for the protein MVSTLASVQQRGALDLSGRRVLVTGATGGIGRAVCTRFSECGARIAVHYLRDADGAHAISEALQPDDCLVAQANLADEGEALALLGTIERAWGGLDTIVHCASMGTFRPLLDTRASHWDLTHAVHTRALWLLARGAAPAMPPGSAIIALSSLGGRRAMPAYGAVGVAKAALESLVRYLAAELAVRDVRVNAIAGGPVEGERLRGSPVHGALRAEATQRAGGRFATPFEIADVALFLASPLARWVQGQTIVVDGGFSLW